TTTCACATCaaaagtataatattaatatgacACTTtgtagaataaaaatttattttttaattagaaaatatatcattgACTATTTTACAgtagttttataataaattatgcaaatttaaattaacaaaatatatcttttctcagaatttttaaaataatcttcGAATATGATATGcaatttatgttttaaaaaaaaggataaaaggAAATCTAAGTTTCtgtaattagaaaaaaacttaattaatttaagttgcacaataattttttctgttttacCAAATATAATAGTAAATCTCTTTTTActatgatttttatattaattttataattatagtaatTACCCAATAttgtgaatatatatatatatatatgtatatggaattatattcttaataggtttatataataaacttATAATGTGCGAAGAACACGGAAaactaatatttatcaaaactATGATTAaggaataattatattaaatttttttaggatgatacaatattttttaattaaaaataaatgattactATTGAAAGgtaaattaatgataattactaatttttaaatatttaaaatatattactttttaaagtgaaaatatattcaattaattccatttatgataaaaaaaaattgaatagagtaaggaaggataagaataaattttttaaattttaaaataaaaaaaggtcTATTGCGTTCACCCATTGTATCAagtaaaatagtaaaagaaaacagaCTATGCTTCTTCATacctattttataaatatagtaattgtatttttaattgttcGTCCTCAgcagtaaaagaaaataaattatttttcttatttatatttttatgctgattttgttaatgaattattaatttattaataaatataaaatatatatattgaattacATAACGAACAAGTCACGTACAAAACGctttatgaaagaaaaatacatttaaacaaaaatgctaattatattataaagtccaccaaatatgtaattattaatccttgatttttcttttctaacaaTATCAAGACATCCTTTTAGTTAGTGTCGGATTGAAATGAAAGCTATGACCTTTGCTGCGATAGAAACCCCATTAAAGGCTGAAGAAATTACTTTTGTGTCATATTGTCTTTTAATTCGTTAGCGATAACAGGGAGGAACAAACttgacatttaattaaaataaattacaaagtataaatacaaaaattgagGGGAGATGGATTGATTAGTATACACggtggattttttttttttaaaaaaaaaaaaaaaagaagcaagtattttgtttttctttttccttgcaTGCCATTAGTGATTCAGGGCTCATGGCTGTTTACACGGCTGTGAAGTTCCAACATTTCTTGATGGTTTGGGTCGACAGAGAGAGCTGCTCGACAGTCGCGTAAGGCGGCCATGACATCACCAATGTGCTCATAGAAAGCTGCCCTTAAATGTAGCAGGTGAAGGTCTGCTTTAAATGCAATTGCTCTCGACAGTTCTGCAATGGCTTCTTTCTCCTTGTGGCCATCCATTAGCACTGGCCCAACAAAAAAGAGCAATGTAGCTTTAATCTCAGTTGCAATTGAGAAAAGTATTGTTATGCATTGATATCAGGTAATATAATATGCTGTGAGTGCCACCCATGTAGTTTAGAAAACTCCACTCTTGCAGTTTAGTTTTCTGAAAGACTTTTCCAAGTGACATATATATCATGGCAGTGAAGCATGGAAGGAGAATAATCTCACCTGCAGCTCGATATCTGTAAGGGTACACTCGAAGTGGATCTAACTTTGTCACCATCTCTAGATCTGCTTTTGTGAGTTCACGATCACAATACTCAGACCTTTTCTCATATGCAGATGCATTATTCCGGGCCTTCTCAATTAGTTTGGTCATTTCCTCATATGCAGCAGCCTTGTCATTTCTTAGAAAATGGACTCGTGCGAGGCCCTGGTGTGCTCTTGTGTGTCTGATCTTAAGGGCATTTATGTAGCAATCGGCGGCTAACTCTAGTTTCCCACAGTCCACATAGACACTTCCGAGATTGTTAAGCGCCTGACAAATGAAGTTTTGAGGACTATAATATTAGTGCATGTGCGCCGGTTCACATCATGACAGAATGAAATGGTAACAACTGATGAGTCactaatataaataagaaatttagaCATCAGGCAAAGTGATAAAGTCCTAACACAAGTCTCAGCCCGACAACTCAGTAGGGCAACAGCCTTgatcaaaagaaatagaaacatTTCAGCAAACTATTTTTTGATACATGAACTTTTCCTCTCAAAGAATTAAGTTTTATGCATATAACATAAAATGTAAGCAATGTAACTCATTCAATTCAAGCTATTCTATTTATCCCTAGGGCTTGAGGTCATATATAGAATTCTCGTTTGCCAAACTTGAAATTAGTCAGGCAACAGTAAGTACTTCATAGCCTAGCACATAAAAACCATATTAACAGCCAAAGTATGATTTTGCATCACTTAGGCGTATTCTCCTAATCATTGTCAGGCTAGCTTTCATTTTAGGAAATTCACCTCCCCAAGTATATTGAAATCTCAGACAAACTCTCTTGCACTGCAGCTGTTACAATGTCTTTGACCCAAGCCAAAGTTATTAGCAGCAAGCAACCTTGATACAAAAAATTGGGAAACATATGAAAGATTTCATGGTCacatattttgatttatggaAGATCAGCCAATCTACTGCATGAACAGTCTTATTTTTGGCAGGAAAATGCTACAATTCTAAGTGACattgttattaaaaaataaaatgtacaGGACATAAAAACCATACTTGGCCTTTTCGCAATCTATCAGAAGGGCACTTCAAAGCATCTTCAAGTAGTGAAACAACAGTTGAAGAACAAGATGGATCCTGGCTAGAGTCGGCCAATGCATAGGCTTTAAGGAAGAAGGCCTCAAAAGACCTATTAATCTTGATAGACTCCTCCGCTTTGCGAAGCCCTTCCTCACAATGACCAGTGTCATACAAGATCCATCCTTCATAAACTAGACGTTCATGTTCAGTTGATGCATGTTGGCGCGCTAACTGTAAACTTTGCATGGCTGCCTCAGGACAGTTCAATCTGATTAAGAAGCGGCTCATTAGCAaccttaatttaaaatgaccaCGCTGTCTATCAGAACATCCTAAATTGTAAGTGGAAGAGAAGGATTAGTCAAAGTAAAACATAGGGACCAGAAAGCTTTCACACTTGAAAGGGAAATTAAAGAACATACTACCCTGAGGGAAAAGTAATGCACAGTTGAGAAAACTAAGCATAACTATTATGATTCTAAAGAGGATGCTCCAAACAAAATCCCATGCTTCCATGAGACCACAGGTTCTAATTATCTACACCAGGGAGCTTCATTTAAAGGTTCACATATGCCCTGATGTTGACTTCAAATTAAGCATCGACCTAAACCAAATATATTCAGGATATTATGGGAGAACaacagtaaaatataaaacttagaGAAGATACCTAAGAAGAAGTAAAGACTGTCTGAAGTAGAGGACACCTTTTGGTGCCTCCGATTCAAGCATTTGGTATATGACAGAGAGTGATCCTATATCATCAACAGAAGACCACCTCTCATACAATTGTATCCAACAATCTGCTGTTGTCCAATTACCAACATGCTCACGCACAAGGGTACGGAGTTGGAATGCCGCCACCCGTCCCTCAAACATCCTATAATCTGGGGAAAGCGTGAGAATTGCTTGAACGTCACAAAGAGCTGCTTGGTAATCCTCAAGAGCAAGATAAAAGCAAAATCGGAGTTCCAAGCATTCCAATGCAAGTTTAAACCCAAGAACCCTGTTAATTTCTGCAAGTGCAGCTTGAACATTCTGTTTCCTCATCAAGGAAGCAGCACGAAACATGTAAGGATAAGTAAGAGTTGGGTCCAACTCAGTTGCTTTCTGAAGGTCCTCACACTTCTTATCACCTTCACAATATAAGGACCTCTCCTGATACATCCATCCGAGCGGGGTAACAGAAGAAATCACAGAGCTGAGCTTGTCATAAGCCCAAAGCCTATGGCCTTTAACACAACCTAGTCTTGCCAAACCTGATACAGAATACAGATGGCCAGCACTCAAAGCAGCTTCAAAAAGACGTTCTGCTTCATCATACTCTTTCCTTAAGAGTCTCACACACCCCAACTGATGAAAAGCCAACAGCTTCTGCCGGTTAGTTTCAGCTGACTCCACCAATCGTTCCAGGAAACAAGCTGTTTTATTAGACCGAGGATCAAGGTTCATAGCAACTTCACTTAATAAACAGTACAGTGAAAATGAGGCTGCACCAACCATAATCATCCTCTCTTGTTTACCAGCATGGCTAAATATTTCCACCACCCGCTCATCATTCAAACAATCAGGCAGTTCATGTAAGAAAACTTGCAAACATGACGCAGCAAGGACAGGAGAGTTCTCTTGCAGAGCATATTCCATCAGTTCTACAGCATCTTCCTTAGAGGAAACCAAAGATGCAAGTTTCCTATCACATGCATCTTTCAGCCTTTCACAACAGAACTTATTTGCAAATATCAATATTTCTAACAAATTTTCTAGAGGTACTTCATTCAAACTGCCCTTCACACTGAACTCACTTATCGTCTTAAAACTGAATGGGGATATGTTGTTTTCGGAGAAATCAATGTTTTCACAAAGAGATTCTAAGAAACACCCATTAAGCATAGCATGGAATGGAGCAGAAAGGcctgaaattttctttctatcaCAAACTATCTTCTCATCTCCAATACTGAAAATGACATTTCTTAATTTACTGTCAGCATTAGTCAAAATCGTTTCACTAGCGCTAAAACTTAAATCAATATGAAGCTGGGAGACAATATCTATAGGCCCAAACTCTTGCGCACATTTACCACAAGTGGCAAGCAAGTCAGCGATAAGCTCCTCTCCTTGCTTCTCATATTTTAACCATGCCCCAAATACAACCTTTTCATGCACAGTACTAGACTTCTGCCAGGCTGAGCGGAGACTTCTCCGCATCAGTTTGACTTCCCCAAGGCCTCTAAAGACTTGAAATtgcaataaataaagatttgaCCTTTCTTGTGGAGAACATGATTCAAGTTCTTCATGAATCTGGGCTAAAACTTCTACATAATCAACAGGTTTAAAAAATGGTAGAACTGGAGGTTCAGGGACCTTGATAAGTGAGTCTCTACAAATAGTCACCAccagagaaaaaaaaaaatagagaacaaaagaaaatcaatcTAAAGAAAAGGAGATCAAAGATTAAAATGGAAactacaataaatataaacagtgaatattaaaatggaaactacaataaataaaaacaatgaCTTACATGgatgaagaagaggaagaagagcaTGAAGAGAGTTTAGAAAGTTTCCCTCTTTCAACCTGAAGCCAAGACTGTGGATTTAGAGCATCAAGTTGTGACTCTTTACATGACTCAGGAAGGAACAAAGTCTTCATGGGGCATAAGAGATGAAACAAATCCCAGATCTCCACAGTAGCCAGATAGGTTTTTCCTCCACTTTCTTTCTCACTCTCCCACTGACCTTCTGTCCCCAAAactcaaaaactaaaaaagttCGGGAGGAAAAGGTAAGAAAAGCTAATTCTTTATTGTGATTCCAAATCACTACCCTTAGCCAAGTGATTTCTTAAGCCCAGAACGCAACAAAAGCTCTACCGCAAAGTAAAAAcagaagttaaaaaaatacaagagatataaataaacaaacaaacagcTAAAATAGATACAAAATCTCTCAGTAACTTTGGCACAGATCAAAAATTGAGCCCAAAGAATAAGGCAAATTGAACTTATGGGTGATTCTCACTCATAAAGTATCCACCTCGCGAACGGTTTTATCTTGCGTGATAGTTCTAATTCAAAGAAATGCTAAAAGAGAACAGAAAATCCTATTCCTTAACAGAGAACAAATACCATAAAAATCTGTCTTTAACTAACAGCCACTAAGCTCTTTAgtaaagaataatgaaaaccACATTATTCCCAACAAAATCCTCTCAAAGAAAACCCATAAGCAgcagaaaaaaatatataaacagaGTCAAAGAGTCAGACCCAGTTGAGTTGTGACTTTTGAATTTGAAGATGGAAATGAACGAATCACAGATTACGAGCCTGGCAGAGGCATGAGAGACCAAAGCGACGGAATCCAAAGGAGAAAATTCTGAATTCCAACTTTTGCCAAGTCTCTTTTGTTTGGTAAAagggaatttttttttttttttttcttttcttgcttttctctctctctctctctccactTTCCTCCCGTTGGtgaataaagtaaaaagaagTAACACTGTTTGTTGGAAGTACAAAACTAAACCAAACCAAAAACAATtatttggaaaaagaaaaaaatacagaagaaagcaaaagcctaatgaattttaagaaattaacccAAAAAGAATTTTGTGAGTTTGGAGCTGATCAAAGATAAACCGACGCCGTTTATGTGGCATAAGTGATTAATTACTACTATGCATCAATTATTGTGCCACGAAAGTGGGGGGGCCcctttgaaatttattaaaagattgAATTATGGTAAGTGGATATTAAGTATCTCGTGGGTAAAACTAGTGGGTGTGTTGCTCATACTGGAATACACAACTTAATGATCATTAATTATGCAAGAGTTCGAGTGAGTGtccattttttctttaccAAAAAGATCTTTCCTTTTTGAATTTTCGAATCcctaaaataattacattatCAATTTTCTTAGTAAATACTTGAAGGGTCTAAATATCCTATTGATGATAAGTTgattataacaaaaaaaatgaatttttctataaggttacttatttatttcttaaattctatatcaagattaaagaaatacttattttaggattttttgGTTATAGGTCTTGGAAGTATAAATTTTGCCAAAATTTATGGTTAATtggagaaaaacaaaataggATTCacatatttaaaagaaaaaaagttcaCTTAGAacctttaaaataattaattctaaaagtCTATATATACGAGTGAATTTTAtaaccttttattttcatgaatgaaaaaatatttcaatttttatttattttacaaatatcttacaatgaattaatttgatgcaaaaaataaataagaggGCATGAATGACTCataaagtttaaataaaaaactttaagatttattagttacttacaaaatttataaattctagaaATCTCATTctaaatgatatttaaaataaataataacttattcaataaataaaatgaacatTTGATATTTGAATATAGCCTCTAAATTCTGgaacaatttttctttaaatgaggttttgcaataaattaaataattatggattgttatttatatttataaaataagcaTTATACTATTTTACATATCATGCtttatacttaatttaataaaatttgatatttcatataaattttataatgatataaacattaaccatatattttttaataataatatttttaaatttattaaccaATAGATCTGGttaattatgttaaaagaaaaatgttactgttaatttatataaagtaGTTAGGAATTGCAGTCGGTAGGTACTTTTAGGTACTCGATTTGACCAAACTTTAATAGTATAGAGTTGGATAATAATAAAcgaatttagaatttaattttactatttgtATTGGGTTCAGATTTGAACCGCGGGTACCTGTTACTCAAATccgattatattaaaattattatattttattatatttttattatttagaatattattttagattttattaaatttatgtttgaattattttaaaatattgaatatttaatatgaatatttaaatttgattagtttatattttatattttttatatatattaagttttatttagatttggaTATTCTTAAATGGTTGGTTATCTCGAAAAGTAGTGCGTGCGAGCGGCATACACGCAAGAGATGCTCAACGCAATTGAGAAACCATTGGACAGCACATGCGCCTCCACCATACACAATCACGCCGTCGACTAGTAGCAATGTTTTCGCCTCTGAAAACTGGgtcaattacatatataatcCTTCGAGTTTACTCTATATAATAcaatagtttttaaatttcaatttgtaccataaaatctcttaaattttaattgaggTATGACTACAagactaataatatttaagcATTTGACacattttaaaatctaaaaaatataataaattaacttaattaagtcaaataatataattaaaagttaaaattaacagacctattttttcttttattttctttttcaatttctcataattcaaataatttaaatccaaataaattccaaacaattgaaaataagattttaagaaATTCATCACTATCATCacaataatcaaattaaaaaattaaatcaaataatctcaTTTTAAGTATATACATTCTACGATTTAAAGACTCATATATTCTATAATGTAAAGGCTACCATGTgagaaatttgaaaaagagtaaatcaaatcaaatattGTTTTCCGTAAGATGTTGGTATTTCTTCTTCCAGTCTAATAAATTCAAActttgaataatttcttaatccAAACTAAAAGGCTTACTATAagtcttattatttttgaacCCCAGTTTTGGTTAAGCGTCTGACTATCTGCATGCTCCTTTCTCGCACTACTCCTTAACTTcctcatttttatttcatcatcattgttttaaagataaacaaaagGATAATTAAGATGATGTGTTGGTAACAATCTTTGAGAGTGTTCATTGTAGCTTGCTATGTGTTCCTCTATTAATGTCATTTATTGTCTCTATGGAAATATTGACGAGGAAGGTTAAGGTTTGGAGCACCATCGGTGGTGGAGGAAATGAGGAAATGATTTGGGGCGAtgctgttatttttatttttattttttttctccattttgattattgattttaattttagtatttaatttaattaatttaatttattgtaacttttttaattttaatgatataacaaatattttaatattattattcttaatataCTGACGTGGCATGTGAGAatgatatatgattttttttatttaaataatcaattagcCTCccacattaattaattttttaggcTTTTAATGAGAGACTAATAGAAAAAGTTTTAGTGATACCTCGATTACAATTTAAAGTGTTGTAtgatatgaattaaaatttaagaattatgaCGGTATATAGAATTAGTCTGAGGGACGTTTGGGCAAATTACTCCCGAAAACTCGCATTTTAGGCTGTATATCAAATGACTAAACTAGCCCCGCGCTAATGATTTTGACTTATTGATCTGACAGTTGAGTTGGACTGTGCCAACCGCTAAAAACCCCCATGTTAGGATGTTTGCCCTGTCTCGTGGGATGATCAGTACACTctgttgttgtttttttttcttcttataatttcatctgttt
The Ricinus communis isolate WT05 ecotype wild-type chromosome 1, ASM1957865v1, whole genome shotgun sequence DNA segment above includes these coding regions:
- the LOC8276679 gene encoding ETO1-like protein 1, with the translated sequence MKTLFLPESCKESQLDALNPQSWLQVERGKLSKLSSCSSSSSSSIDSLIKVPEPPVLPFFKPVDYVEVLAQIHEELESCSPQERSNLYLLQFQVFRGLGEVKLMRRSLRSAWQKSSTVHEKVVFGAWLKYEKQGEELIADLLATCGKCAQEFGPIDIVSQLHIDLSFSASETILTNADSKLRNVIFSIGDEKIVCDRKKISGLSAPFHAMLNGCFLESLCENIDFSENNISPFSFKTISEFSVKGSLNEVPLENLLEILIFANKFCCERLKDACDRKLASLVSSKEDAVELMEYALQENSPVLAASCLQVFLHELPDCLNDERVVEIFSHAGKQERMIMVGAASFSLYCLLSEVAMNLDPRSNKTACFLERLVESAETNRQKLLAFHQLGCVRLLRKEYDEAERLFEAALSAGHLYSVSGLARLGCVKGHRLWAYDKLSSVISSVTPLGWMYQERSLYCEGDKKCEDLQKATELDPTLTYPYMFRAASLMRKQNVQAALAEINRVLGFKLALECLELRFCFYLALEDYQAALCDVQAILTLSPDYRMFEGRVAAFQLRTLVREHVGNWTTADCWIQLYERWSSVDDIGSLSVIYQMLESEAPKGVLYFRQSLLLLRLNCPEAAMQSLQLARQHASTEHERLVYEGWILYDTGHCEEGLRKAEESIKINRSFEAFFLKAYALADSSQDPSCSSTVVSLLEDALKCPSDRLRKGQALNNLGSVYVDCGKLELAADCYINALKIRHTRAHQGLARVHFLRNDKAAAYEEMTKLIEKARNNASAYEKRSEYCDRELTKADLEMVTKLDPLRVYPYRYRAAVLMDGHKEKEAIAELSRAIAFKADLHLLHLRAAFYEHIGDVMAALRDCRAALSVDPNHQEMLELHSRVNSHEP